Genomic window (Streptomyces yatensis):
CGAGCCGGTGAGCGGGCGCGACGCCATCGAGAAGATGTTCCACGACACTCTCATCGTCTACGCCGACGGCACGCCGCGCACCCAGCATGTCACCACCAACGTTGCCATCGACGTCGACGAACCGGCGGGCACGGCGGTCTCGCGTTCCTATGTCACCGTGTTCCAGGCGCTGCCCGATCTGCCGCTGCAACCCATCGCCGCCGGTCGGTACCACGACCGCTTCGAGCGCCGTGAGGGGCGGTGGCGCTTCGCGGAGCGACGGGTCCGCATCAACCTGATCGGCGATGTGAGTCGCCATGCGCACCAGGCCGCCGCACGGCGGTAGTCGCCCGGAGGGGCCGCGCCCCCGGACAACCGGGTCGCGGCCCCTCGGCTTGTCTCGCCTCAGATCATGAGCAGCAGCCGCGTGTGCGGTACCAGCTTCCGGTTCACACTGGTGCTCTGCACGAATATCGTGAAGTCGTCGTTGTGGTCCGGCTTCACGCGAACTTCCGTGTCCG
Coding sequences:
- a CDS encoding nuclear transport factor 2 family protein produces the protein MSTSIGVPADPTLSYRAIENLIARYAELVDDGDFAGLGILLADATFTGTGEPVSGRDAIEKMFHDTLIVYADGTPRTQHVTTNVAIDVDEPAGTAVSRSYVTVFQALPDLPLQPIAAGRYHDRFERREGRWRFAERRVRINLIGDVSRHAHQAAARR